In one Musa acuminata AAA Group cultivar baxijiao chromosome BXJ2-5, Cavendish_Baxijiao_AAA, whole genome shotgun sequence genomic region, the following are encoded:
- the LOC135612493 gene encoding transcription factor GHD7-like — protein sequence MIAAMSSSSLCDVCRGAGGACPRCTDLNRAIPTMFSEPMRGPEALHEFQFFGHDDSVAWMFNDPKDHVPPAEESHAVAAAGGFKYLDGLGDACDPGHGLTFDVCLNTTRPPEPIPVSMAALAMGQAASGATIMSFSGSTFTDASSGSNKEAREAMAAAGQGDPSMEREAKIMRYKEKRKKRRYEKQVRYASRKAYAEMRPRIKGRFAKTPETSQPPAEPPYDPDRLDFRWFHS from the exons ATGATCGCTGCCATGTCGTCGTCCAGCCTATGCGACGTGTGCCGCGGCGCGGGCGGCGCGTGCCCCCGCTGCACCGACCTCAACCGCGCGATCCCGACGATGTTCAGCGAGCCGATGCGCGGCCCCGAAGCGCTGCATGAGTTCCAGTTCTTCGGCCACGACGACTCGGTGGCCTGGATGTTCAACGATCCAAAGGATCATGTGCCGCCGGCGGAGGAGAGCCACGCGGTGGCGGCCGCCGGAGGCTTCAAGTATCTTGATGGCCTGGGTGATGCTTGTGACCCCGGCCATGGGCTGACCTTTGACGTCTGCTTGAACACCACCAGGCCGCCGGAGCCCATCCCGGTCTCCATGGCGGCTTTGGCCATGGGGCAGGCAGCGTCGGGTGCCACCATC ATGTCCTTCTCGGGCAGCACATTCACGGACGCTTCAAGTGGGAGCAACAAGGAGGCTCGAGAAGCTATGGCTGCTGCAGGTCAAGGCGACCCGAGCATGGAGAGGGAGGCCAAGATCATGAGGTACAAGGAGAAGCGGAAGAAACGGAGGTACGAGAAGCAGGTACGGTACGCGTCAAGGAAGGCGTACGCTGAGATGAGGCCGAGGATAAAGGGGCGGTTCGCCAAGACGCCGGAGACGAGCCAGCCGCCGGCGGAGCCACCTTACGATCCTGATAGACTTGACTTTAGATGGTTCCACTCCTag